GGCGGGCGGGTCCGAGCGGGGGTGGTGTACGACCCGCTCCGCGGCGAGTGGTTCACGGCCCGGCAAGGCAGGGGGGCCCAACGGAACGGCGAGCCGATCCGGGTATCGGAGACGGCCCGCCTCTCCGAGGCCCTTCTGGCCACCGGGTTTCCTTACGACCGGGGGGAGAACCCGAGGAACTACCGGGAGTTCTGCCACCTGACCCAGATCACCCAGGGCGTGCGGCGGACCGGATCGGCCGCCCTGGACCTGGCCTACACGGCCTGCGGCCGGCTCGACGGGTTCTGGGAGCCGGGACTGAAGCCCTGGGACCTGGCGGCCGGGTGCCTGCTGGTGGAGGAGGCGGGCGGGGTGGTCACCGGATACGACGGGGGGCCGTTCACCCCCTACGACCGCGACGTGGTGGCCGCCAACCCCAAGCTCCACCCGGAGCTCCTGGAAGCCCTGACCGACGCCCGGGGCAGGCCGGTCCCGGGGGAGAGGTGAGGTAGCCCCTCACTGCGCCGTGGCCAGTTTCTCGGCCATCTCCTCCACCTCCTCGGCCCCCTCCTTGTAGAACTTCTGCTCGTCCGGGGCCAGGTGGTGGAGCAGGCGCAGGAACTCGCCGGCGTGGACCCGCTCCTCGTCGGCGATGTCCCGGAGCACCGCCTGGGCGAGGGGATCGTCGGTG
This is a stretch of genomic DNA from Deferrisoma camini S3R1. It encodes these proteins:
- a CDS encoding inositol monophosphatase family protein — protein: MSRDDLLEIAVEAARAAGRILRDRFETGFGVRHKGAVDLVTEVDLECEEAIRQVLGRLAPGTPVLGEEEGLTGTGDAGRWIVDPLDGTTNYAHGFPACCVSIAWEEGGRVRAGVVYDPLRGEWFTARQGRGAQRNGEPIRVSETARLSEALLATGFPYDRGENPRNYREFCHLTQITQGVRRTGSAALDLAYTACGRLDGFWEPGLKPWDLAAGCLLVEEAGGVVTGYDGGPFTPYDRDVVAANPKLHPELLEALTDARGRPVPGER
- a CDS encoding ferritin family protein, whose translation is MPEFAAPFSGLANDRKLTREELVRAVRFMVAAEYEAIQLYMQLAESTDDPLAQAVLRDIADEERVHAGEFLRLLHHLAPDEQKFYKEGAEEVEEMAEKLATAQ